Proteins encoded together in one Benincasa hispida cultivar B227 chromosome 1, ASM972705v1, whole genome shotgun sequence window:
- the LOC120085551 gene encoding autophagy-related protein 2 isoform X4, producing MTPDETSPHGGGILPGSHLISNWVPLSVKCREKEKVEEFDFGASVDQFFECLDEIRSTQSALGSSGMWNSVFSAITAASSLATGSLHVPSELQPVETNLRAAISGISVVISFHDDNKYHFTDTKKAQIKADSEVHFVAAKFSDIHLLMQVSTQRTRFHGTIKHIEVADYLNCRSYASKTDFHNSNGDFQTVLMKRLQVDVLDALPPFDFSAEDPDLVESNSSFNMDFPCENKDNVTKITLLKTYGITSSQLNTTSSSSDENSTMSKSFSLNLPPFVFWVNYTLVKMLLDLLKGVENCMPGDNNHKCFKENYTSDHEDAKSSSNQVTALSSSSMQGNIIISNARVIFCFPLESDKDLGYTSWDRFIALDFYSPPITKEETTHRGNLALQKSYLSEKNALHFRFGSLGVFLVTFEEDINQSSTCNVQRKKFLAHNILSASNRTNGSSLTLFWQEVNVTGPWIAKKAKSLANLEESKSRCKFIGKDYEFASVANMKDVEESNLQTRQEMILSSTLVLHVFFSLVRINFGTVQYKAFHFLLDQLIKGLSSETCDAVDVTKGLVACQTSIVVDCNCLEIAIRPDSNESTKCYLQRELPGSWYHLRLDIQNLELISVSDLGGIKGANFFWLAHGEGKLLGFISEDPDQEFLLISCSNSNMKRGDGEGSNALSSRLAGSDIMHLWDPDSLQGFSSITIRCATILAIGGRLDWLDVIYSFFFLSSPPVEPEGNEIMPREKPKKSSGSCFFLNFVDVGLNYHPYLKNLLVKSGLSQTESSSSTFKQELEDDYVACLLAASSVTLSSSSVADVVEDNYRITVQDFGLLLCSVSDYEHVFDAYNVGDLRKVGYVKVARETFIEAILRTNCNNGLKWELECYKAHISVETCHDTASGLARLAAQLQQLFAPDLEESIVHLQTRWNNVQQGQERKEIDTESSSPPCHNLSVKQSEVGLMDEICEDAFLLNKNHSRECDYSKSKCSVLPNEGLHAEVCSSNSDVRETSSPAHSFMGSDPDGQTSFIQYRQFPEIIEGYCLSELRPLSDLAIGRQLPSDISNSRNSGSIDTGERRSGWYGDLPMKILENHISDVSKVEHLVTDDLCSNESISLDEVEEPSGRVLLNNIDVKWRMYAGSDWQVSKVNSDLPMGTVKRDQHTCLELALSSMQVQYDIFPVGGMCVSRLSLSVQDFHLYDSSVDAPWKLVLGYYNSKNHPRKSSSKAFKLDLEAIRPDPLIPLEEYRLCIGFLPMILHLHQCQLDFLVNFFGERSSSGNRSSGPLDSDGLKTIPTTRSHDGLTLAEEALLPYFQKFDIQPIVVRVDYSPSRVDLAALRGGKYVELVNLVPWKGVELHLKHVQAVGVYGWGSVCETVVGEWLEDISHNQIRKILEGLPAVRSLVAVGSGASKLLSSPVESYKKDRRILKGMQRGTIAFLRSISLEAVGLGVHLAAGAHDILLQAEYILTSIPPSVKVRYKTKPDVRSNQPKDAQEGLKKAYESLSDGLGKSTSALVRTPLKKYQRGASTVSAFATAVQAIPAAAIAPASACASAIHYTFLGLRNSLDPERKRESMEKYLGPTDSWEQN from the exons ATGACTCCCGATGAAACCTCACCTCATGGTGGTGGGATTCTGCCTGGTTCTCACCTTATATCAAATTGGGTGCCATTATCTGTAAAAtgtagagaaaaagaaaaagttgaagAATTTGATTTTGGAGCAAG TGTGGACCAATtttttgaatgcttagatgaaaTAAGAAGTACCCAGTCTGCTTTAGGCAGCAGTGGGATGTGGAACTCAGTTTTTAGTGCAATCACTGCTGCGTCCAGCCTTGCTACTGGATCTTTACACGTTCCTTCTG AACTGCAGCCTGTTGAAACAAACCTTAGAGCAGCTATCTCTGGAATTTCCGTTGTTATTTCCTTCCACGATGACAATAAGTATCATTTCACTGACACCAAGAAAGCACAGATCAAAGCAGATTCAGAGGTTCATTTTGTGGCTGCTAAATTCAGTGATATCCATCTTCTTATGCAG GTATCTACTCAAAGAACAAGGTTTCATGGAACTATCAAGCATATTGAGGTTGCTGATTATTTGAACTGCAGAAGTTATGCCTCAAAGACTGACTTCCACAATAGTAATGGTGACTTCCAGACGGTTCTGATGAAGCGTCTGCAAGTGGATGTCCTAGATGCGCTCCCCCCATTTGATTTTTCAGCCGAAGATCCTGATCTTGTGGAATCAAATAGTTCATTCAATATGGATTTTCCATGTGAAAACAAAGACAACGTTACAAAAATTACATTGCTGAAAACCTATGGCATCACTTCTTCCCAATTGAATACGACATCTAGTTCTTCTGATGAGAACTCTACTATgtcaaaatcattttcattgaaTCTACCACCCTTTGTTTTCTGGGTGAACTATACTTTGGTGAAAATGCTACTGGATTTACTAAAGGGTGTTGAAAATTGTATGCCTGGTGATAACAACCACAAGTGCTTTAAGGAGAACTATACATCAGATCATGAGGATGCCAAAAGCAGCTCTAATCAAGTTACGGCCTTGTCATCCTCAAGCATGCAAGGCAATATAATAATCAGCAATGCAAGGGTAATATTTTGTTTCCCACTTGAAAGTGACAAGGACTTGGGCTACACTTCCTGGGATCGATTTATTGCTCTTGATTTTTATTCCCCCCCAATCACAAAGGAGGAAACAACTCACAGGGGTAACTTGGCTCTGCAGAAAAGTTATTTGTCAGAAAAAAATGCTTTGCATTTCAGATTTGGTAGTCTTGGGGTATTCTTGGTTACTTTCGAAGAAGATATAAATCAAAGTAGCACATGCAATGtgcaaaggaagaaatttttaGCTCATAACATTTTGTCTGCCTCCAACAGAACAAATGGTTCTTCTTTAACTTTGTTTTGGCAGGAGGTTAATGTCACAGGTCCATGGATTGCAAAGAAGGCCAAGTCCTTAGCTAATCTAGAGGAATCAAAAAGCAGGTGTAAGTTCATTGGAAAAGATTATGAGTTTGCTTCCGTTGCTAATATGAAAGATGTGGAGGAGTCAAACTTGCAGACTCGACAAGAAATGATTTTGAGCTCCACTTTGGTGTTGCATGTATTTTTCTCTCTTGTCAGAATCAATTTTGGTACTGTTCAATATAAAgccttccattttcttttagatCAGTTGATAAAAGGATTGTCAAGTGAAACTTGTGATGCAGTTGATGTTACGAAAGGATTAGTTGCGTGTCAAACATCTATTGTAGTTGATTGTAATTGTCTAGAAATTGCCATTAGGCCAGACTCAAATGAGAGTACAAAGTGCTATTTGCAGAGAGAACTTCCTGGATCATGGTATCATCTAAGATTAGATATTCAAAACTTAGAATTAATCTCGGTCTCCGACCTTGGAGGCATCAAGGGTGCCAATTTCTTTTGGCTGGCCCATGGAGAAGGAAAATTGCTGGGTTTCATCTCTGAAGATCCTGATCAAGAGTTCCTTTTGATCTCATGTAGCAACTCTAACATGAAGCGTGGGGATGGGGAAGGTTCAAATGCTTTATCTTCAAGGTTAGCTGGTTCTGATATTATGCATTTGTGGGATCCTGACAGTTTACAGGGTTTTTCTTCAATAACTATAAGATGTGCGACAATTCTGGCTATAGGAGGTCGCTTGGATTGGTTAGATGTCATCtactcctttttctttttgtcctcTCCTCCAGTTGAACCAGAAGGTAACGAGATTATGCCCAGAGAGAAACCAAAAAAGTCATCGGGGTCTTGTTTTTTTCTTAACTTTGTTGATGTGGGGTTGAATTATCATCCGTACTTGAAGAATTTGCTGGTCAAAAGCGGACTTTCTCAAACAGAATCCAGTTCTTCAACTTTCAAACAAGAGTTGGAGGATGATTATGTTGCTTGCTTGCTGGCTGCATCTTCAGTGACACTTTCAAGTTCTAGTGTGGCAGATGTAGTTGAAGATAATTACAGAATCACAGTACAAGATTTCGGACTTCTTCTATGTAGTGTCTCTGATTATGAGCATGTGTTTGATGCTTACAATGTTGGAGATCTCCGCAAGGTAGGCTATGTTAAGGTCGCCCGGGAGACATTTATTGAAGCAATTTTGAGAACTAATTGTAATAACGGCCTTAAGTGGGAGTTAGAATGTTACAAAGCACACATTTCTGTGGAAACATGCCATGACACTGCCTCTGGTCTGGCACGTTTGGCTGCTCAACTTCAGCAGCTATTTGCCCCTGATCTCGAGgaatcaattgttcatttgCAAACGAGATGGAATAATGTCCAACAGGGACAGGAGAGAAAAGAGATTGACACTGAATCATCTTCTCCTCCGTGTCACAATTTATCAGTTAAACAAAGTGAAGTTGGGTTAATGGATGAAATATGTGAAGATGCATTTCTATTAAATAAAAACCATTCCAGAGAATGTGATTATAGCAAGTCAAAATGTAGTGTTTTACCCAATGAAGGTCTTCATGCTGAGGTATGCAGTTCGAATTCTGACGTTCGTGAAACTTCTTCTCCTGCTCATTCCTTCATGGGCTCAGATCCTGATGGTCAAACATCTTTCATACAATACCGCCAGTTTCCTGAAATAATAGAAGGGTATTGCTTGTCTGAACTCCGCCCTTTATCAGATCTGGCGATAGGCCGGCAATTACCTTCTGATATTAGTAATTCCAGAAATTCTGGCAGTATAGATACTGGAGAACGAAGAAGTGGTTGGTATGGGGACTTGCCTATGAAAATTCTTGAAAACCACATATCAGATGTAAGTAAAGTCGAACACTTGGTAACTGATGATCTTTGTTCTAATGAGAGCATAAGTCTTGATGAGGTTGAAGAGCCAAGTGGACGTGTACTACTTAATAATATTGATGTGAAATGGAGAATGTATGCCGGTTCTGATTGGCAAGTCTCTAAAGTGAATAGTGATCTACCAATGGGTACAGTTAAAAGAGATCAACACACATGTCTAGAGCTTGCATTATCTTCAATGCAAGTTCAATATGATATTTTTCCAGTAGGTGGAATGTGTGTATCTAGACTTTCTCTTTCGGTTCAAGATTTCCATCTTTATGACAGCAGTGTAGATGCACCTTGGAAGCTG GTACTGGGATATTACAATTCAAAGAATCATCCTCGCAAGTCTTCCTCAAAAGCATTCAAGCTCGACTTAGAAGCTATTAGACCAGATCCTTTGATCCCTCTTGAGGAATACCG GTTGTGTATTGGTTTTCTGCCTATGATATTACATCTTCATCAATGCCAACTTGATTTTCTTGTTAATTTTTTTGGGGAGAGAAGTTCATCAGGAAACCGGTCATCAGGTCCACTAGATTCAGATGGTTTAAAAACCATACCTACAACCAGAAGTCATGATGGGCTTACTTTGGCAGAGGAGGCACTGCTTCCTTATTTTCAG AAATTTGACATACAACCAATTGTAGTCCGTGTTGATTACAGTCCTAGTCGTGTGGATTTGGCTGCATTAAGAGGTGGGAAGTACGTTGAACTTGTAAATCTGGTTCCTTGGAAG GGGGTCGAGCTACACCTGAAGCATGTACAAGCTGTTGGAGTCTATGGTTGGGGCAGTGTATGTGAAACAGTTGTTGGGGAATGGTTGGAAGATATATCTCATAATCAG ATACGTAAAATACTGGAGGGCCTTCCTGCAGTTAGGTCATTGGTTGCTGTTGGCTCTGGTGCTTCAAAGCTTTTGTCTTCTCCGGTTGAGAGCTACAAAAAGGATCGAAGAATATTAAAAGGGATGCAAAGAG GTACTATTGCATTTCTCAGAAGTATTTCCCTTGAAGCTGTTGGACTGGGGGTACACTTGGCTGCAGGGGCTCACGACATTTTGCTCCAGGCAGAGTACATTCTCACTAGTATTCCTCCTTCAGTGAAAGTACGGTATAAAACAAAGCCTGATGTAAGATCCAATCAACCCAAGGATGCTCAAGAAGGACTGAAAAAG GCTTATGAAAGCCTTAGTGATGGTCTCGGGAAGTCTACCTCTGCCTTGGTTCGAACTCCCTTGAAAAAGTATCAACGTGGAGCCAGTACAGTGTCTGCTTTTGCAACTGCTGTTCAAGCAATTCCAGCTGCAGCTATAGCTCCAGCTTCTGCATGTGCAAGTGCCATACATTACACTTTTCTTGGCTTGAGAAATAG CCTTGATCCTGAGCGCAAAAGAGAATCCATGGAGAAGTATTTAGGTCCTACAGACTCGTGGGAACAGAATTGA
- the LOC120085551 gene encoding autophagy-related protein 2 isoform X1, giving the protein MFPWNIAKTAEAMFSKFAVKRLCKFLLKKKLGQFLLGEIDIDQLDVQLADGTIQLSDLALNVDFLNEKVGTAALVIFKEGSIGSLLIRMPWTSRGCEVEINGLELVLSPCLKNDHMDCCGTFSGGHKNHHESRKSEHDVVKNAAKSTYGGDIHEGVKTVAKMVKGLLASFHLKIINLIVAFDSFYDENKTRTGFDTTLVLRISDVECGTCVTEDGKLGMDAVESFLGISQLNNFVKFQGAMVEFLHMDDCDKVKTFSCTTAASSQMVLDHVPSNVATPFLTGGVGGFSGNLKLCIPLRDGSLDIHRVDGDLSFDPVQVKLQPRTVKCFLILSEAYWNSDKNSDGCIHNKVNESGYFEQASSSGLASAEMTPDETSPHGGGILPGSHLISNWVPLSVKCREKEKVEEFDFGASVDQFFECLDEIRSTQSALGSSGMWNSVFSAITAASSLATGSLHVPSELQPVETNLRAAISGISVVISFHDDNKYHFTDTKKAQIKADSEVHFVAAKFSDIHLLMQVSTQRTRFHGTIKHIEVADYLNCRSYASKTDFHNSNGDFQTVLMKRLQVDVLDALPPFDFSAEDPDLVESNSSFNMDFPCENKDNVTKITLLKTYGITSSQLNTTSSSSDENSTMSKSFSLNLPPFVFWVNYTLVKMLLDLLKGVENCMPGDNNHKCFKENYTSDHEDAKSSSNQVTALSSSSMQGNIIISNARVIFCFPLESDKDLGYTSWDRFIALDFYSPPITKEETTHRGNLALQKSYLSEKNALHFRFGSLGVFLVTFEEDINQSSTCNVQRKKFLAHNILSASNRTNGSSLTLFWQEVNVTGPWIAKKAKSLANLEESKSRCKFIGKDYEFASVANMKDVEESNLQTRQEMILSSTLVLHVFFSLVRINFGTVQYKAFHFLLDQLIKGLSSETCDAVDVTKGLVACQTSIVVDCNCLEIAIRPDSNESTKCYLQRELPGSWYHLRLDIQNLELISVSDLGGIKGANFFWLAHGEGKLLGFISEDPDQEFLLISCSNSNMKRGDGEGSNALSSRLAGSDIMHLWDPDSLQGFSSITIRCATILAIGGRLDWLDVIYSFFFLSSPPVEPEGNEIMPREKPKKSSGSCFFLNFVDVGLNYHPYLKNLLVKSGLSQTESSSSTFKQELEDDYVACLLAASSVTLSSSSVADVVEDNYRITVQDFGLLLCSVSDYEHVFDAYNVGDLRKVGYVKVARETFIEAILRTNCNNGLKWELECYKAHISVETCHDTASGLARLAAQLQQLFAPDLEESIVHLQTRWNNVQQGQERKEIDTESSSPPCHNLSVKQSEVGLMDEICEDAFLLNKNHSRECDYSKSKCSVLPNEGLHAEVCSSNSDVRETSSPAHSFMGSDPDGQTSFIQYRQFPEIIEGYCLSELRPLSDLAIGRQLPSDISNSRNSGSIDTGERRSGWYGDLPMKILENHISDVSKVEHLVTDDLCSNESISLDEVEEPSGRVLLNNIDVKWRMYAGSDWQVSKVNSDLPMGTVKRDQHTCLELALSSMQVQYDIFPVGGMCVSRLSLSVQDFHLYDSSVDAPWKLVLGYYNSKNHPRKSSSKAFKLDLEAIRPDPLIPLEEYRLCIGFLPMILHLHQCQLDFLVNFFGERSSSGNRSSGPLDSDGLKTIPTTRSHDGLTLAEEALLPYFQKFDIQPIVVRVDYSPSRVDLAALRGGKYVELVNLVPWKGVELHLKHVQAVGVYGWGSVCETVVGEWLEDISHNQIRKILEGLPAVRSLVAVGSGASKLLSSPVESYKKDRRILKGMQRGTIAFLRSISLEAVGLGVHLAAGAHDILLQAEYILTSIPPSVKVRYKTKPDVRSNQPKDAQEGLKKAYESLSDGLGKSTSALVRTPLKKYQRGASTVSAFATAVQAIPAAAIAPASACASAIHYTFLGLRNSLDPERKRESMEKYLGPTDSWEQN; this is encoded by the exons ATGTTTCCGTGGAACATCGCGAAGACGGCGGAGGCGATGTTCTCGAAATTCGCCGTTAAGAGGCTGTGTAAGTTTCTACTGAAGAAGAAATTGGGGCAGTTTTTGTTGGGGGAAATTGATATCGACCAGCTAGACGTGCAGCTTGCCGATGGCACAATTCAGCTTAGCGACCTTGCACTCAACGTTGATTTTCTCAATGAAAag GTTGGTACAGCAGCCTTGGTTATTTTCAAAGAAGGATCTATTGGGTCATTATTAATTAGAATGCCATGGACGAGTAGGGGCTGTGAGGTAGAAATCAATGGGTTGGAGCTTGTGCTTTCACCATGCTTGAAGAATGATCATATGGATTGTTGTGGAACTTTTAGTGGTGGTCATAAAAACCATCATGAATCGAGAAAGTCGGAGCATGATGTGGTGAAAAATGCTGCAAAATCTACCTATGGGGGGGATATCCATGAAGGTGTTAAGACAGTTGCGAAGATGGTGAAAGGGCTGCTTGCTAGCTTTCACTTAAAGATAATAAACTTGATAGTTGCATTTGATTctttttatgatgaaaacaaaACCAGAACAGGATTCGATACCACACTTGTTCTTCGAATTTCAGATGTAGAATGCGGAACTTGTGTTACAGAGGATGGTAAATTGGGTATGGATGCAGTTGAAAGCTTTCTTGGTATTAGCCAGCTGAATAATTTTGTAAAGTTTCAAGGAGCAATGGTTGAGTTTCTTCACATGGATGATTGTGACAAGGTAAAAACCTTTTCATGCACGACTGCAGCGTCATCTCAAATGGTGTTAGATCATGTTCCATCAAATGTTGCGACTCCGTTTCTGACAGGTGGAGTCGGTGGATTTTCAGGTAACCTGAAATTATGCATACCTTTGAGGGATGGTTCCTTAGACATTCACAGAGTGGATGGGGATCTTTCCTTTGATCCTGTACAAGTAAAACTTCAACCTAGAACAGTCAAATGCTTTTTAATTTTGTCTGAAGCTTATTGGAACTCAGACAAGAATAGTGATGGATGTATACATAATAAGGTGAATGAATCTGGGTACTTTGAGCAAGCATCTTCATCAGGGCTAGCTTCTGCTGAAATGACTCCCGATGAAACCTCACCTCATGGTGGTGGGATTCTGCCTGGTTCTCACCTTATATCAAATTGGGTGCCATTATCTGTAAAAtgtagagaaaaagaaaaagttgaagAATTTGATTTTGGAGCAAG TGTGGACCAATtttttgaatgcttagatgaaaTAAGAAGTACCCAGTCTGCTTTAGGCAGCAGTGGGATGTGGAACTCAGTTTTTAGTGCAATCACTGCTGCGTCCAGCCTTGCTACTGGATCTTTACACGTTCCTTCTG AACTGCAGCCTGTTGAAACAAACCTTAGAGCAGCTATCTCTGGAATTTCCGTTGTTATTTCCTTCCACGATGACAATAAGTATCATTTCACTGACACCAAGAAAGCACAGATCAAAGCAGATTCAGAGGTTCATTTTGTGGCTGCTAAATTCAGTGATATCCATCTTCTTATGCAG GTATCTACTCAAAGAACAAGGTTTCATGGAACTATCAAGCATATTGAGGTTGCTGATTATTTGAACTGCAGAAGTTATGCCTCAAAGACTGACTTCCACAATAGTAATGGTGACTTCCAGACGGTTCTGATGAAGCGTCTGCAAGTGGATGTCCTAGATGCGCTCCCCCCATTTGATTTTTCAGCCGAAGATCCTGATCTTGTGGAATCAAATAGTTCATTCAATATGGATTTTCCATGTGAAAACAAAGACAACGTTACAAAAATTACATTGCTGAAAACCTATGGCATCACTTCTTCCCAATTGAATACGACATCTAGTTCTTCTGATGAGAACTCTACTATgtcaaaatcattttcattgaaTCTACCACCCTTTGTTTTCTGGGTGAACTATACTTTGGTGAAAATGCTACTGGATTTACTAAAGGGTGTTGAAAATTGTATGCCTGGTGATAACAACCACAAGTGCTTTAAGGAGAACTATACATCAGATCATGAGGATGCCAAAAGCAGCTCTAATCAAGTTACGGCCTTGTCATCCTCAAGCATGCAAGGCAATATAATAATCAGCAATGCAAGGGTAATATTTTGTTTCCCACTTGAAAGTGACAAGGACTTGGGCTACACTTCCTGGGATCGATTTATTGCTCTTGATTTTTATTCCCCCCCAATCACAAAGGAGGAAACAACTCACAGGGGTAACTTGGCTCTGCAGAAAAGTTATTTGTCAGAAAAAAATGCTTTGCATTTCAGATTTGGTAGTCTTGGGGTATTCTTGGTTACTTTCGAAGAAGATATAAATCAAAGTAGCACATGCAATGtgcaaaggaagaaatttttaGCTCATAACATTTTGTCTGCCTCCAACAGAACAAATGGTTCTTCTTTAACTTTGTTTTGGCAGGAGGTTAATGTCACAGGTCCATGGATTGCAAAGAAGGCCAAGTCCTTAGCTAATCTAGAGGAATCAAAAAGCAGGTGTAAGTTCATTGGAAAAGATTATGAGTTTGCTTCCGTTGCTAATATGAAAGATGTGGAGGAGTCAAACTTGCAGACTCGACAAGAAATGATTTTGAGCTCCACTTTGGTGTTGCATGTATTTTTCTCTCTTGTCAGAATCAATTTTGGTACTGTTCAATATAAAgccttccattttcttttagatCAGTTGATAAAAGGATTGTCAAGTGAAACTTGTGATGCAGTTGATGTTACGAAAGGATTAGTTGCGTGTCAAACATCTATTGTAGTTGATTGTAATTGTCTAGAAATTGCCATTAGGCCAGACTCAAATGAGAGTACAAAGTGCTATTTGCAGAGAGAACTTCCTGGATCATGGTATCATCTAAGATTAGATATTCAAAACTTAGAATTAATCTCGGTCTCCGACCTTGGAGGCATCAAGGGTGCCAATTTCTTTTGGCTGGCCCATGGAGAAGGAAAATTGCTGGGTTTCATCTCTGAAGATCCTGATCAAGAGTTCCTTTTGATCTCATGTAGCAACTCTAACATGAAGCGTGGGGATGGGGAAGGTTCAAATGCTTTATCTTCAAGGTTAGCTGGTTCTGATATTATGCATTTGTGGGATCCTGACAGTTTACAGGGTTTTTCTTCAATAACTATAAGATGTGCGACAATTCTGGCTATAGGAGGTCGCTTGGATTGGTTAGATGTCATCtactcctttttctttttgtcctcTCCTCCAGTTGAACCAGAAGGTAACGAGATTATGCCCAGAGAGAAACCAAAAAAGTCATCGGGGTCTTGTTTTTTTCTTAACTTTGTTGATGTGGGGTTGAATTATCATCCGTACTTGAAGAATTTGCTGGTCAAAAGCGGACTTTCTCAAACAGAATCCAGTTCTTCAACTTTCAAACAAGAGTTGGAGGATGATTATGTTGCTTGCTTGCTGGCTGCATCTTCAGTGACACTTTCAAGTTCTAGTGTGGCAGATGTAGTTGAAGATAATTACAGAATCACAGTACAAGATTTCGGACTTCTTCTATGTAGTGTCTCTGATTATGAGCATGTGTTTGATGCTTACAATGTTGGAGATCTCCGCAAGGTAGGCTATGTTAAGGTCGCCCGGGAGACATTTATTGAAGCAATTTTGAGAACTAATTGTAATAACGGCCTTAAGTGGGAGTTAGAATGTTACAAAGCACACATTTCTGTGGAAACATGCCATGACACTGCCTCTGGTCTGGCACGTTTGGCTGCTCAACTTCAGCAGCTATTTGCCCCTGATCTCGAGgaatcaattgttcatttgCAAACGAGATGGAATAATGTCCAACAGGGACAGGAGAGAAAAGAGATTGACACTGAATCATCTTCTCCTCCGTGTCACAATTTATCAGTTAAACAAAGTGAAGTTGGGTTAATGGATGAAATATGTGAAGATGCATTTCTATTAAATAAAAACCATTCCAGAGAATGTGATTATAGCAAGTCAAAATGTAGTGTTTTACCCAATGAAGGTCTTCATGCTGAGGTATGCAGTTCGAATTCTGACGTTCGTGAAACTTCTTCTCCTGCTCATTCCTTCATGGGCTCAGATCCTGATGGTCAAACATCTTTCATACAATACCGCCAGTTTCCTGAAATAATAGAAGGGTATTGCTTGTCTGAACTCCGCCCTTTATCAGATCTGGCGATAGGCCGGCAATTACCTTCTGATATTAGTAATTCCAGAAATTCTGGCAGTATAGATACTGGAGAACGAAGAAGTGGTTGGTATGGGGACTTGCCTATGAAAATTCTTGAAAACCACATATCAGATGTAAGTAAAGTCGAACACTTGGTAACTGATGATCTTTGTTCTAATGAGAGCATAAGTCTTGATGAGGTTGAAGAGCCAAGTGGACGTGTACTACTTAATAATATTGATGTGAAATGGAGAATGTATGCCGGTTCTGATTGGCAAGTCTCTAAAGTGAATAGTGATCTACCAATGGGTACAGTTAAAAGAGATCAACACACATGTCTAGAGCTTGCATTATCTTCAATGCAAGTTCAATATGATATTTTTCCAGTAGGTGGAATGTGTGTATCTAGACTTTCTCTTTCGGTTCAAGATTTCCATCTTTATGACAGCAGTGTAGATGCACCTTGGAAGCTG GTACTGGGATATTACAATTCAAAGAATCATCCTCGCAAGTCTTCCTCAAAAGCATTCAAGCTCGACTTAGAAGCTATTAGACCAGATCCTTTGATCCCTCTTGAGGAATACCG GTTGTGTATTGGTTTTCTGCCTATGATATTACATCTTCATCAATGCCAACTTGATTTTCTTGTTAATTTTTTTGGGGAGAGAAGTTCATCAGGAAACCGGTCATCAGGTCCACTAGATTCAGATGGTTTAAAAACCATACCTACAACCAGAAGTCATGATGGGCTTACTTTGGCAGAGGAGGCACTGCTTCCTTATTTTCAG AAATTTGACATACAACCAATTGTAGTCCGTGTTGATTACAGTCCTAGTCGTGTGGATTTGGCTGCATTAAGAGGTGGGAAGTACGTTGAACTTGTAAATCTGGTTCCTTGGAAG GGGGTCGAGCTACACCTGAAGCATGTACAAGCTGTTGGAGTCTATGGTTGGGGCAGTGTATGTGAAACAGTTGTTGGGGAATGGTTGGAAGATATATCTCATAATCAG ATACGTAAAATACTGGAGGGCCTTCCTGCAGTTAGGTCATTGGTTGCTGTTGGCTCTGGTGCTTCAAAGCTTTTGTCTTCTCCGGTTGAGAGCTACAAAAAGGATCGAAGAATATTAAAAGGGATGCAAAGAG GTACTATTGCATTTCTCAGAAGTATTTCCCTTGAAGCTGTTGGACTGGGGGTACACTTGGCTGCAGGGGCTCACGACATTTTGCTCCAGGCAGAGTACATTCTCACTAGTATTCCTCCTTCAGTGAAAGTACGGTATAAAACAAAGCCTGATGTAAGATCCAATCAACCCAAGGATGCTCAAGAAGGACTGAAAAAG GCTTATGAAAGCCTTAGTGATGGTCTCGGGAAGTCTACCTCTGCCTTGGTTCGAACTCCCTTGAAAAAGTATCAACGTGGAGCCAGTACAGTGTCTGCTTTTGCAACTGCTGTTCAAGCAATTCCAGCTGCAGCTATAGCTCCAGCTTCTGCATGTGCAAGTGCCATACATTACACTTTTCTTGGCTTGAGAAATAG CCTTGATCCTGAGCGCAAAAGAGAATCCATGGAGAAGTATTTAGGTCCTACAGACTCGTGGGAACAGAATTGA